A single window of Hirundo rustica isolate bHirRus1 chromosome 16, bHirRus1.pri.v3, whole genome shotgun sequence DNA harbors:
- the CSNK2A1 gene encoding casein kinase II subunit alpha produces MSGPVPSRARVYTDVNTHRPREYWDYESHVVEWGNQDDYQLVRKLGRGKYSEVFEAINITNNEKVVVKILKPVKKKKIKREIKILENLRGGPNIITLADIVKDPVSRTPALVFEHVNNTDFKQLYQTLTDYDIRFYMYEILKALDYCHSMGIMHRDVKPHNVMIDHEHRKLRLIDWGLAEFYHPGQEYNVRVASRYFKGPELLVDYQMYDYSLDMWSLGCMLASMIFRKEPFFHGHDNYDQLVRIAKVLGTEDLYDYIDKYNIELDPRFNDILGRHSRKRWERFVHSENQHLVSPEALDFLDKLLRYDHQSRLTAREAMEHPYFYPIVKDQARMGSSNLPGGSTPVSSASMMSGISSVPTPSPLGPLAGSPVISATTTLGMPVPAAAGAQQ; encoded by the exons ATGTCGGGACCCGTGCCGAGCAGGGCCAGAGTTTACACGGATGTGAACACACACAGACCTCGGGAGTACTGGGACTATGAGTCGCATGTTGTTGAGTGGGG AAATCAAGATGACTACCAGCTAGTTCGAAAATTAGGCCGAGGCAAATACAGTGAAGTATTTGAAGCCATCAACATTACAAATAACGAAAAAGTAGTTGTTAAAATTCTCAAG CctgttaaaaagaagaaaatcaagcGTGAAATCAAGATCTTAGAGAACTTGCGAGGCGGTCCCAATATAATCACCCTTGCAGATATAGTAAAAGATCCTGTG TCTCGAACACCCGCTCTGGTTTTTGAACATGTAAACAACACAGACTTTAAG CAATTATACCAGACATTAACAGATTATGATATCCGATTCTACATGTATGAGATTTTGAAG GCTCTAGATTACTGCCATAGCATGGGAATCATGCACAGAGATGTCAAACCTCACAACGTCATGATTGACCATGAGCACAGAAAG CTTAGACTAATAGACTGGGGTTTGGCTGAATTCTATCACCCTGGCCAAGAGTACAATGTCAGAGTGGCTTCCAGATATTTCAAAGGACCTGAACTTCTTGTAGATTATCAG ATGTATGATTACAGTCTGGATATGTGGAGCTTGGGTTGCATGTTGGCTAGTATGATATTCCGAAAGGAGCCATTTTTCCATGGCCATGACAACTATGATCAG CTGGTGAGGATAGCCAAGGTTCTGGGGACAGAAGATCTGTATGACTACATTGACAAATATAACATTGAGCTGGACCCACGTTTCAATGACATCTTGGGCAG acaCTCCCGCAAGCGATGGGAGCGCTTTGTCCACAGTGAGAACCAGCATCTGGTGAGTCCAGAAGCTCTGGATTTCTTAGACAAGCTGCTGCGATACGATCACCAGTCACGACTCACAGCGAGAGAAGCCATGGAACACCCCTACTTCT ATCCCATTGTGAAAGACCAGGCTCGGATGGGCTCGTCCAACCTGCCGGGTGGCAGCACTCCTGTCAGCAGTGCAAGCATGATGTCAG ggATTTCTTCAGTGCCAACACCTTCACCCCTTGGACCTCTAGCAGGCTCACCTGTCATCTCTGCCACCACCACTCTTGGGATGCCggttccagctgctgcaggcgcCCAGCAGTAG